The Periplaneta americana isolate PAMFEO1 chromosome 1, P.americana_PAMFEO1_priV1, whole genome shotgun sequence DNA segment ATTGAACATGCATGTGGAATTGTTCGTAATGAGTTGAACGGGTTGTGTAATGTTCAGAGATCACTAAAGCGACGAGCAcaggtatgtcttcaagttgagggacagcactttgaacatgcattacactaagaattgtgcaaatgtgtgaagtctagaagaaattgctttacattctttactgtgtttggttttagttcacaagacttgcataagtggactgccgaggatagtgactttggttgtttttgtattgaagtccaaatgcactgtacgaaagtgataattagtttacatttggtgtgttatcctttctttcttcgggagcgcaagttccacgcaaaatggcgttaactctggaactaaaggttttgagaaaaagttgtataaaacgttttagtcttagtttcacctctacattacacacacaaagtatttacacgtaataatgaatcaccctgtatatacgaaCTTCGAATTTTCTTTCTGTGAAGTTTTCTGttctcttaaaaaaaatgttattgttcGTCTCACTTTTATCTTTGGTGTATCAGTTTGATAGGTCTGAAATAAGTATGAAGTCACACTGATAGAAAAGGGAGAATAATCGCAATTATGTGCTCACCTCCTTGAATGAATCAAATTGATAATGGAAAAGGAACTATAACTGCCACTTGAAGTTTAAAATTGTACCAACAGGTCTAGATATCAGGAAATAGTTACGTCAGTTGCATACTTAAGCACTATTCGCAATGAGGCATCAGTGATCTTTTGGTCACATAGCACATTTCATCACTACTCACTAATTAAATTTTTTGCTAACTGCCAGtataaaagagcagtgtatagaaCCATACGTCTGTAGTTCAAGTAAATTTGTGTCAGCAATTTAGAATGACAGTctgaaaattttcgaaaaaaaaaataataataacaaataacaaatcTTGAATGCTATACTGTGATCACCATTCCTCTTGCTCTTCCTAATTTATGTGTTTTTCTATGagatgttatgtaatattttacttctattttaaaGATATAAAGTGATTGCTTTTACTTGAGGTGCAATACTTATGGAACAGTGTCGGTTACAGTATTCAAAATATACATTTGTACATTATAACTTGATTATCTTTTCTTTGTAAAAACAAAAGTACTTTGTGAAAGTAGCattaccaaataaataaatgtcctgTACCATACAGGTCATGCTAGTTTACTTCATAGTCGTCAGTGTTAAGCTGTCCAAAGTGTCATAATAATTTGAACAAAACGATGTACAGACTACAGACTAAACCAAAATCTTGCTCAAGACTTGTGTGTAATTTCCACTGCTTGTTGCATTGATTTTATCAAACAACTTCTTTTACATAAACCAGAATACAATTTCTGGATAACAGGAATGATTCTATTCATTTTGGTGGGATATAGAAGTTACCTACTATATAATATGGTGCGAAAACATTTTTAGATGTGATAGTTTTGTTTTTGGAAACAGACTGCGTATTAATTGTGATCCAAAAAGCGTATTTTCTCTTGTTACTTTCTTCATAagaaaataatcatttttaatttcactttcTTTGTTTGCAATGCTGGTGACATGAATGATGTATGTATGCTATGTAAAAGTCAATGTATTGTCAATACTTCCCTTACTGTAATGTTtctcttttatataaaaaaaaatgttattgcatagggattgttttgtgtttattaattttatttattgaccTTAGGCAGTATCTCTTTATATATTcgaacaatataatttatattatagttGACCACATTCCTATTGTAGAATAGCTCTTcatgaaaaagtaattaaatttaagtcaaataatattttttattattataattgtattacATCTGTATAAAATGTGTTCTTATCTTCATCAATGCCACACTTTACTTCAGAGTTTTAAAGTAACTCTAAATTAAGTACGCGTCATATGAATGACTAATTTATCATCATCCCATGCCAGAACTTGAGTGCAAAGCCTGGTTAGTCtaatttggaattttgaaaacatAGGTATTTCACACTGAAGATCCAGATTCATATATTACCAATTAAGTGAAATCTGTTTTAGCCAAAAATGTGTTGATATGGACGTAGATGTCAGTAGTGtggcatgaaattttgagcaggggaagctaactcaagttgtctttcatacaatatgagaaaacgtattacaaagatacagtcttaaaataaatagtagtcaatgtcaagtcagcagtcgaagattggttggaacatcgtaagtaacaccaataaggcatgacctcaaatgatacgtagtaaaatatgatttcacagtttacacatatctctaacaaatagacacgtatatgtataacattagctcactccctgttatacttagagaaatcacaatattaacggtcaatagatacagtacgtaagtatgcgtctgtcttttggttgtgtccttcattgacagcaagggagtcggtcatttgttttttaaatcacacttttgttcgtaagtcagtcttgataatataattgtcctaaaaaaaatcaagtaaattagtgtcaggaactgttatttcactcattatttattgtatcagccacaatgcacactaatacttcaactgaacacaactgacgaaaagggataactcggaaactacttattttcaatttcaaagctagcttcttgcgagccttgcaactagtgtagtttagttagaaagggatggaaaatctgctgggtggattacacagaagaaaccagtctgcttggaagctggtatgtgcaggcttcttgtttactgctgcatcacaaatcatcctgagctgccgcatcacaatatttaacgcataaatataaattctattaaaattaataaataattttctctataaactgcaggtttattatgaaattattattaactggggaagctaagctttttagcttacactgACGCTATGCCACTGGTAGATGTGAGTCCAGAATGTTCTCAAATAAATATTCTCTGAGACTTGAAAGAGTTGTAGTTTTCACCTGATTGGTTACTGGAGAAATGGGCATGCTGTTACGACATTCAGCCATTAAACATGATATTGGGAATATCTGATTGGAGTGTCGCACGAATCTTACACCTAGACCTCAAGTTCCATCCCTAGAAAATTATGGTACTTTGGTAACGTGACTGCCTCAACCTCCAAGAAGCTTGCGAGACCAAACTGGAAAATGTTCCATGCAATGTTGTTGTGCTCAATAATtataaactcattttcatttgtcGGGCTGCATCAACAAACACAGCATTCCATATTGGTCCCCAAAAAACCTTCGAGAAATGCATTAGCGACCTCTCCACAGCGAGCGTGTCACTGTTGGGTATGCTGTTGCACAATTTGGAATAATAGAGCCATGCTTTTTGAGGAAGAAGGATGCACAGTCACTGTTTGAGGAATGTATAGCTCGTGAGGGCAAGCATTTGGACGAGAAATGAAGAGAAGGCCAAAGATATTTTGTTTACGTATTGTAATAAAGAGAGATTACTGTACGTCCATACGAGAACCtattgctaaaagtcttccttccttctacgaggttcaccaagaagtccagTGCCTTGCAAGAGATGGAAGTTCTtggcgagttgacatcattgccattgatagaagaaatgacagagcaattatcatcgatcccaccgtgcgctttgaaactgcagttgaacaacctgtagcagtacatgaagaaaagaagaccatctatgaccctacaattgaatactttcgggattattatcatatacaaggtcagattgaagtatttggcctattgttcggagcaaggggaacaattccaaaattctcatttgaatgttttaagtcttttggaattcctttaaatattttgaaaattattgctatagacgtaatgaaatattctgttcagattttacgtaatcacctgtacacctaaatttccttatattctatttgattactaataattataaaataaaagtgctttcccaagggtagcttccatttgaaaataaacatcgtaaatagtgataacgcaaatgtttattttttattttattcgtttagtatgctgtgtcttttggcaacccttactgaagggcagctacccttgtgggatttatatataggTATGTTATATGGGAGATTCGAATTCTGTGAAAATTTATCAGCCTTAACTTTCTCTTAGTGTTTGTTTCTGGTACATTAGGCCTATTACAGCATTACAGAAAGGTgtcatttcataataataataataataataataacaacaacaataacagtaagTGAGTTGAACACaacattacagaaaataatttgtgtTGTTATGTGTTTCTCAACAATAATGCATGTGCatactatattaaaatttattatattatatttgaaaacTCATTTTTTTTCTAGTAGTATAGTCCTACACTGTGGCATCGTGggctaaggcatcctgcctaggactcgcgttatggaatgcgtgctggttcgagtcctcatgggggaagaattttttgcatgaaatttcggtcagtgtataggaccggtgcccacccagtatcatgatgcacttggggagctacgataggtagcgaaagccagctataacgattGGGGGGGACCagcgtgctaaccacacaatacctccattttagttggatgatcgtccacctctgcttcggcatgtgaacgtgaggccagcaactggCTGGTCAGTCTGGATCAAGAGGActatattattagtcctcttaGTCTGGAtccaagggctgtggcgccacggattattattattattattattattattattattattattattattaatattaatagaggGATTTTTTTTGTAGGAAAAGGGAAATTTTCATCACAATAGAGGGATTTTACGTTGGAACTTTACTCCCCTGGCAACACTGTCGGGAATCGATATTAAAGATGTCTGCCCTTGCAAATTGTGTTGTGTGCTGAAATTTGTAAATTAactaattatgattttttttcgtGTGTAAATAAGTGGTGGTGAGGTATTTTAAACGACATCtgtgaatatatttattatttgtgtcgAGTCATGACGTCAAAATCAAAGAACTCTGAAAAGAATGGCCCCGTGATTGTTAAGCCACATGCTCTAGATTCAATTTGGTCTAGGGCCTTTACTTCAAATTCAGAGTGGCCAGATAAGGTACTTAATATTCGTAGCTGTACATTGTGCATGTATTGATTGGTCACCTTATGATATATAAACATGTGGTTTTCTTTTTCAGGAGGAATTTTTGGATGTCATTTACTGGTCCAGACAGGCTCTTGGAATAATAATAGGTTTACTGTGGGGCCTCATTCCATTGAAAGGCTTCGTTGCGTTGTTATTGTAAGTTGTTCATCATGAGGGCGGCCTTCCATACAGGGGCAGCAGCatttctctaaggttagagcccagtttaggtgtgtgtattaatcgaaaacaaatgtcatataaacatgcgtcctattctcaatattttccagcctctaattttcgattaatacacacacacctaaactgtgctctaaccttagagaaatACCGCTGCCCTTGTACGGAAGCACGCCCGTTTAGGTTTAAAAACTAAAGTTTGTAACGTAACATGCTTGTAAGCCCAAAGGAAGCTGTAAGAATTATTTTGGTCAAATGTTGATGAGTGAGAACATGAGGAAAATGTTGAAAAGGGACATTATAGGGCTGCATATtgttgtgtgtgcgtgtgtttttttttaaacataattatttatctttaaattgttataatatttgCATGAGTTGTTTGTGCTTTATATTACAGGTTTGTGTTGGTGAATGCAGGACTGATATACATATACTTCTCAAACTTTCAAAGTATAGATGAAGAAGAATATGGAGGTGCATGGGAATTGACAAAAGAGGGATTTATGACATCATTTGCTGGATTTTTGGTGAGTGTATTCACCAACGTTGAGTGCATTAACTTATGttttacttgaaaaatgtgtgaaTTACTGCAGAGAATTTACTAACTGCATAATGATTTGCGtcgcagttgtccagactgaatgAAGAGTGACCTAATGtatacatgtatacatacattttcggaaatcgccATCAGGGATAAtagcattgtgtaactttctccattttcccgtaacttcatccctcggtgaatgttacttatgtcccgcccactataggagacataggccagttttacactaatcctaaacatttagtataacttgttgcttgtgtaggcagtcttttacattagatttgtgaaaattggtttatagcgcaacattggcagtgataaaagtgtgaaatatttgggtgaaacgagcgttgagcgacttccgccgattttggaatagacactgacgcacttgaactgccaacatagaaaacaaaaaatcacactcaatcgctttcaccttcatcttgacaggataacaaaagcctaaactaacctaacctaacctaagtgcgtcagtatctattccaaaatcggtggAAGTCGCTCAACACTCGTTTAacaaatattcgttcagtgggtggtggatactctacattgacccatccctcttagtcccaaatattttcctaagtactttattctcatacatccttaatctctgttcctctctcaaagtgagaatccaaattttatttcctcaTTACATGAAGTATGAAAAAAGtattctaataatttttattttctttcacaggTTACATGGATAATAATATATTCAGGGTTACACTTTGAATAACATGTATCTGAAGATTTTTTCACGGGAAATGGTAATTATGGTTGGAATGTTCTTTCTgaataactgtattaaatttgtTGAACGACTTGTGTTTGTAAAGCTTACAATTTGTAGATGAATTGATATATTCCACTATGTGGTACTTGTTCTATAATGAaacatttatatgaaataaaaaataatattcagatTTTTTCATCACACATATGATTAATATTGTTGAAATTCTATTAGGCAGAGTTAAGTTATTTCATTTGACCAGATCAGGATTGTAACTATAAGAAGCTGATCCttaacattcattcattgtcttctgcccaagtgcaggtttttcactgcaaacccagcattctccgatcttccatattatcttaatgttgttgttgtgttgttgttttctaatgccaggtgtttgacaataaagtcatttgacctcttgcactcccaatatttttcaaagatattatcatggtcagccactgaagcacagattttgaggtgttccgaatccatttcttggtttgagttgcacaatgggcagttaggggactgatatattccaattctattcaggtgtttggccaaacaatcatggcctgttgccaatctaaatgcacctacagacgattttcgtgataaatcgggaattaactgtggattttgatgcagagagttccattttttcccttgtgattgtgctatcaaattttgtttgttgaagtctaagtttgtagatttaataaatcttttcacagagtaatacgtagatttagtaacaggtctgtaagtagcagtgctgcccttctttgctagtgcatccgcattctcgtttcccaggattccacaatgggatggtatccattggaatacaattattttattgagtgatattaattgagagagcattttagttatttctgctgtttgagatgaaggtgtgtgtttagagactattgatagaatagctgctttggagtctgacaatataactgcattcttaaatttattgatgtgaaatagaagattcctgagactttcacttattgcaacgatttctccatcaaaacttgttgttccatatccaagagatctataaagtgagaagagacagcacgtaacacctgcaccggcaccttgttctctggagatcaagggtccgtcggtgtataaatgaagccagttttgtggagggtacctaata contains these protein-coding regions:
- the LOC138706445 gene encoding GEL complex subunit OPTI, yielding MTSKSKNSEKNGPVIVKPHALDSIWSRAFTSNSEWPDKEEFLDVIYWSRQALGIIIGLLWGLIPLKGFVALLLFVLVNAGLIYIYFSNFQSIDEEEYGGAWELTKEGFMTSFAGFLVTWIIIYSGLHFE